A segment of the Streptomyces sp. NBC_01235 genome:
GGCATTCGTAGAACTCGACCCGAAAGCGGGACAGGATGCCCAATGCGTCGCCTGCGGGCGCGTCGACCGGGAGACTCATACGCAGCGGCCGTTCTCTCGTGCTTCGTGACTCGACATCTCGAAGCGTGGAGAACGGCCGCCCCTGCTGTCCCGGGAAGAACCGCAGATCAGCAGGTCGGGTGACCTGCGAGGATAAACGCCAAGCTTACGACCTCGTGCACGGTTGGCCGTGGCTCAGCGTTCAGGTTGCTCGTTGAACGGGGCATGGTGGGGGCTGGGGCGCGTGAGTTGATCGTGGCGGAGTACCGGATCACCGGGTTGTCGCCGACGGTGATCGCTGAACTCGTTGCTGAAGTAGGGCCGTTGTGGCAGGAGCTGCATCAGGCCCGGCTTACCGCTCGGCCACGGCAGCGGGCGGTAGGAGCCGGGGCGAAGCACAAGTTCGTCTTCATCGATCGGCTGTTGGCCACGCTGGTGAGTCTGCGCCACGGCACCACGCACGACGTGCTGCCCTCCTGGTTCGGCGTGGACCGCTCCACCATCACCCGCGCCATCGGCGAGGTGCGGCCCCTGCTGGCGCAACGGGGCTGCACTGTCGCCCGGGGCATCCGGCTTCGCACTCTCGCCGAGGTCATCGAGTACCTGGGCGCCGGCGGGACCGGCATTATCGACGGCACGGAGGTCCGCGTGCGACGCCCAGCCGCAGGCCGAAAGGGCCGGGACAAATTCGTCTCCGGCAAGACCAAACAGAACGCCGTGAAGTCCATGATCCTCACGGACGCCGAGGGGCGCGTACTGTTCTGCAGCCCGGTCCGGCGCGGCAGTTGCGCCGACATCACCCAGGCCCGACAGCTGGGACTGGCCCATCTCGTGGCCGACGGCCCTTTCCTCGAGATCCTCGCGGACGCCGGCTATCAGGGCATGGGCGCGCAGACCGGCGGACGCGTGCTGACACCACCACATCGCAAGTTCAAGAAGAACGCTCCAGCCTGGTACGAGGAAAGGCACGAGCAGCAACGCAAGGCACACTCCTCACGACGCATCCGCGTCGAGCACGGCATCGCACACCTCAAGAACTGGCGGGCTCTCGCCCGGCACCTTGGCCGCCGTGAGCACATAAGTGACATCGTCCAAGCTGTCGCCGCACTGCTCTCACACCAGCAGACCGCCACCCTCGGCCACGGCCTTCGAGCGTGAAAACCGACCACAGCACCCACCTCGACGGGCCACCGCCAACCGTGCACGAGGTCGTTAGCCCACACCCCTTATGAGACATGGCAGTTGTGCGCAGAGCCTGTTTCTGAACCGGGTGCTTCGGTCGTGCGTGTCAGCGCTTGATCCCGTCACTGTGTGGTCATGCTGGGGGACAGTGGTGCCGTAGATGACAGAGGTTCGGGACGAAAGCCGTCAGGCAGACAGCAGGTAGCGCACCGCCGTCTCTGCCAGATCAGCGATGAAGGCGTCGTCCTCGACAGTTGCAGGCCTGGCAAATCCCGGGCCGTAGGCGACACGGATGACCGACGCGGCGAAGACGGTGCTGAAGCAGGAGTGCACCGCAGTCTCGACATCGGGGAGCGTGATGGCGTCCGCCATCCGAAGGACCACCTTGGCGAATCCGTTCCCGAGCTCCTGGCTGTAGCGGGAACCTCGGCGCCGGATCTCAGGATGTGACGCGGAGGTCAGGACGACGGCCCGTAGGAATCGTTCGTGGCGCAGGAACATGCCGATCGTTTCGGCCACTGCTGCGCGGACGAGTTCGGCAGCGGACAGGTCTGCCCATCGGCTGTTGTCGGAGAAGACCTGCTGCTCCGCGCGCAGGTGCTGGATGCCGTGCTCGTAGACGGCAAGGAAAAGAGCGTCCTTGCTGGTTGTGCGGGCATAGATGGCCGGCGGCGCGACCCCGGCCCGCTCACATACGGCGGCGATGGTGAACGCCTCGTACCCGCCGTCCTCCAGGATCGACACTCCGGCATCGAGCACCCGGTTCCACGCCTCGCGACTGCGACGCTGCCTGGGCGGCCGGATCTCCAAATCGGCCGCTTGCGCTGCTTGGGCCTCGCCCATGACCTCAGCCTCTCGTTCCCCGGGTGCGTGCACAGGTCTTGACCGAACCGTAGTCCACACTACAGTCTGCGGCTAACAGTAGCGCTTGCTACCGTTTCCTCTCGATGACGCGAGGTGTCCCCATGCTCATGCCGAACAACCCCTGCGGCCGCGTCGCCGTCCTCGGCGCCGGTCCGGCCGGTATGGCCGCGGCCCTGTCCACAGCCCAGGCCGGTCACGAGGTCGCCGTCTACGAGCGCTACCGCGAGGCGCGGCCGGCCGGCAACATCCTCAACCTGTGGCCGCCGCCCCTGAAGGCGCTCCGCATCCTCGGAGTGGACACCGAAGACCTCGGCTCCCCCACGGATTCCGAGTTCCGCAACCTCCGGGGCCACGTGCGCGCGCACGTCAGGCAAGACCCGGAGACCAAGCGCGCATACGGCGGCGGGTTCATCGGACTGCTGCGGCCCGAACTGTACGAGCGGATGCTCGCCGCCATCCCGCCGGGCACCCTCCGGTTCAACCAGCAGGTGACCCGGATCGAGCAGAACGACCACGCGGTCACTCTGAACTTCGCCGACGGCACCACAGCCGAGCACGACGTACTGGTCGGCGCCGACGGCATCGACTCGCTGGTACGGCGCACGCTGTGGGGGGATACGCCCAAGCGCGAGCACCGACTGCACATCTTCGGCGGATTCACCTTCACCGACGTCGACGGCACCGAACCGAACAAGTCCGTCCTGACGCACAGCAGGACCGTGCAGGGAAGCTGGACATCGATCCGGCACAAGGGCCGCGACGGCTTCCAGTGGTGGGTACTCACCGCCACCGACCCCGACGCCCCGGCACCGTCCGACCTCAAGGCCGCGGCCACCGCGTTGGCCGCGGAGTTCCCCGCGCCCCTGCCCGGGCTGATCGCCCAGACAGAGCCGGACAACGTCCAACGCTGGGTGCTGCGCGACCGGCCCCGTCTGCAGCAGTGGTCCAAGGGACGGTCCACCCTCGTAGGCGACGCAGCACACCCGACCTCCCCCTACGCCGCCTACGGCGCGGGCATGTCCATCGAGGACGGCTACTTCCTCGGCCGGGCCCTGCGCGGCGTCGACCTCAGCGACCTCACCGCCGTACAGCGTGCGCTGCAAAGCTACGAGGACCCGCGCAAGCCCCACACCGCCCGGCAGGTCCAGCAGGCATGGATTCTCGGCCAGGTCTTCCACCACGCGCCGGCACCACTGCGGCCGGTCCGCGACTTCATCCTCGACCACACCCCGCTTCTGCAGAAGGTCGCCGGCGACACCAACCCCCGCGAAATCCAGAAGCAACTGGCCCTCATCCAGGACTGATGCACCGCTGGAGGGGATCTGGTCGATCCCACGTCGCCTTCAGTGAGAAGCCGCTCAACGGATCACGGACGTGCAGATCGAACAGGGTTCCTGGCCGGGTGATCTTCCGGCGGTACGCGCATGAAGACAGGGCCTCTCGGTAGCTCGGGGATGCGAATCCGACCGAGCAGTGCCGGGAGGCCCTGGTGTCGTTGTTGTACGCGTCCCAACCCGTTCAGTTCAACTCGGCTGCTCCATCGTGTGACTGCCTTGCGCATGTGTACGGCAACGCGGCCGACCATCCGGACCGGGAGCGCCGGTATCCCTCCGACATGTCGGACGCGGAATGGGCGGCCGTCCGGCCTTTGCTGCCGGTGCCGGCCTGGCTCCAGGGCAGGGGCGGGCAGCCCGAGGGCTACTGCCACCGCCAGCTGCTGGACGCGATCCGTTACCTGGTCGCGGGCGGGATCTCCTGGCGGGCAATGGGCGTGGACTTCCCTGATTGGGGCCGGGTTTACGCCTTCTTCCGCCGCTGGCGCGAGCACGGGCTGATCACAGAGTTCCACGACCGGCTGCGCGGACGGGTGCGTGAGCGGGAGGGGCGTGAGGCGGAGCCGACGGCCGGGATCATCGACGCGCAGTCGGTGAAGGCCGCGGCCACGGTGCCGTCCGTCTCGCGAGCCTGGGACGGCGGGAAGAAGGTGGGCGGCCGCAAGCGGCACATCGTGACCGACTGCCTCGGTCTGCTGCTGGTCGTCGCGGTGACCGCCGCGAACGTCGGGGACCGGGATGCCGCAGTGGGCCTGCTGCAGCGGCTGCGCCGCCTGCACCGTGACATCTGCCTGGTCTGGGCCGACGGCGGTTACACCGGCGGCCTGGCCGACTGGTGCCGGAACAAACTCGCGCTCACCCTTCAGGTCGTCAAGCGCACCGACGATATGGAGGGGTTCGTGGTGCTGCCGAGGCGCTGGGTGGTGGAGCGCACGTTCGCGTGGTTGATGCATTCGCGCCGACTGGCCCGGGACTACGAGACGTTGCCGGCCAGCAGCGAGGCGATGATCCGGTGGTCGATGGTCACGCGGATGGGGCGGCGTCTGGCGCGGGCGCGGGCCGCCGGCCGGCGCTGAACATCCCCGACGTCTCCTGCACGATCCACCCGCGCTCCGCCAGGCGCCCGGCCTTCGAGCGCACCCCCTCGACCTTCGCCGACGTCGTCTGAAGGCCCAGCTCCGCCGTGATCTCCTTGGCCTTCAGCGGTTCTTGGCCCGCCGGCTGCCGCTCGTCGAGCACGCTCAGGATCCGTTGGTAGTCCGGCGCCAGCACCGTCCCCGGCAATCCTTCGCGCCAAGGCGGCACGATCGAGCCCGGCACCGGCGCGGGCGAGGGCACGGTTTCCCGCTCCGCCCCGGCCTCGATCACGGCGGTGGTCAGACAGCCGAGGCTGCTAGGGCCTCGACCAGCTCTTCCCGCGCGATCACCCGCCGGTCCAGCTCGATCTCGGCGGCCTCCAACACCCCAGCCAACCGGGCGACTTCCTCCCGCAGCCCTTCCACCCGCACCCGGGCAGCTGTCTCCCGCTCCTCCAGCATTCCCAGCACCGACGCCATCGCGCACCCCTCGCTCATGGAGCGGAAACAAGACGCCGGATGCCTCCCTCATTCCGAGCTAGACCATGCCTGACCAGCGGAAATCAAGCGATCACGTTCGGTTGAGATACGGCTTCGTAGACAACAACTGGACGTCCAGTTTCTACAGCGTGCTCAGGGGGCACTGCATCCTGGAAAACGGCCCCAAGGATCCATCCATGAACAGGGTGTTCGATCCGCCGATGCAGGCCCTGGACTGGGCACCCGACGCCTTCGGCGGACAGCAGAACGGAACGCCCAACCCCACTGCCTCGGCGATCTTCCGGGCCTCACTCTTGTCGTACGACAGGCGGTTGCGTCCAGGGAAGTGGTGTACGGGTTCGACCTGATCCGGGGGTTTGCTCCGGCATCGGGATGGTGCCCGCATAGATGAACGGCCACCGGCTGATCTTCGAAGTGTCGAAGCCTCGAAGGAGATCAGCACGATGACCGCACCTGACAGTCTGCCCCTGCACGCCCTCGCCGAGGACAACCTCGCCGCGGCGAGTCCCGATCTGCTGCGCGCGATGATCAAGACGTTCGCCGACGCCCTCATGTCCGCGGAGGCCGACGCCCTCTGCAATGCCGAATACGGGCAGGTCAGCGACGAACGCGTCAACCACCGCAACGGCTACCGCCCACGCGAGTGGGACACGAGGGCCGGCACCGTCGAACTGGCCGTCCCCAAGCTGCGCCAGGGCAGTTACTTCCCGCACTGGCTCCTCGAACGGCGCCGCCGGGCCGAGCAGGCCCTGATCTCGGTGGTCGCCACCGCCTACCTGCTCGGCGTCTCCACCCGCCGAGTCGAGAAGCTCGCCGAGTCCCTCGGCGTCACCCAGCTGTCGAAGTCGCAGGTCAGCGCGATGGCCAAGCACCTGGACGAGCAGGTCGCCGCGTTCCGCAACCGGCCCCTCGACGCCGGACCCTACGCGTTCGTCTGGGTCGACGCACTGACCCAGAAGGTCCGCGAGGGCGGCCGCATCATCAACGTCCACGCGCTGATCGCGGTCGGAGTCAATGCCGACGGCCACCGCGAGATCCTCGGCATCGACGTCGCCACCGCCGAGGACGGTGCCGGCTGGCTCGCCTTCCTGCGCTCCCTGACCGCCCGTGGCCTGTCCGGCGTCCAGCTGGTCGTCTCCGACGCCCACACCGGCCTGGTGAACGCGATCGGCGCGGTCCTGCCCGGCGCCTCCTGGCAGCGATGCCGCACGCATTACGCCCGGAATCTGCTCAGCCAGGTGCCGAAGTCCGCCCAGCCCTGGGTGGCCACACTGCTGCGGACGGTCTTCGAACAGCCCGATGCCGACGCCGTCCAGGCCCAGATGCGACATGTGCTGGACGCGATGGAGGCCAAGTTCCCCAAGGCGGCAGCCCACTTGGACTCCGCCCAGCACGAACTGCTGGCGTTCACCGCGTTCCCCCGCGAGATCTGGCGGCAGATCTGGTCGAACAATCCGCAGGAGCGACTGAACAAGGAAATCCGCCGCCGCACCGACGTGGTCGGCATCTTCCCCGACCGCACCGCCCTCATCCGACTCGTCGGCGCGGTGCTGGCCGAGCAGAACGACGAGTGGACCGAAGCCCGCCGATACATGGGACTCGACCTGCTCGCCAAGACCCGCCTCCACCCGATCGAGTCACAAACCGACGACACCGTCCTCCCGACCGAACTCACCGCATAACCTCAAAACGAGATCACCGAGTGGCCGTCAATACACCACTCCAGCGGACGTGACCCGACAGGCCCGTCTGCTGGCGTACGGCGGTTCGCTGCCGCTACGCCGCCGTTTGGTTCGCGGCTCTCGGCACGGTGCCCGCAGGGCGGCGCCGCCCGCCCTGCGGGCGAATACTGCAACTCTCGAATACCGACGCTTCACCAGTAGGGCGAGGGATCGAACGGCAGCATGTGCGGGTCGCGGCGCAGCGGGAATCGGTTCACCGACACCGCCCGGAGCCGGGTGTACTTGCGTATCCCCTCAGCTCCGTGGCGGACGCCCAGCCCGGATCCCTTCCAGCCACCCATGGGCAGACCGAACGCCATGTAGTTGGACTGGACGTCGTTGACGGTGACGCAGCCGACCTCCAGCCGCTCGGCCAGCCTCCGGGCCCGGGCGGTGTCCTTGCCCACGATGGTGGCCTGCAGGCCGTAGGGGCTGTCGTTGGCGAGACGCACCGCCTCCTCCGCGTCGGCCACCTTCATCACCGGCAGTGTGGGGCCGAAGGTCTCCTCACGCATGCACGCCATCGAGTGGTCGACGTCGACCAGCAGCGTGGGCTCGAAGAACCGGCCCGGGCCGGACGCCGCGTGCCCGCCGACGAGCACCCGGGCGCCGCGCTCGACCGCGTCCGTCACGTGGTCCGTCACGACGTCCAGCTGGGGCGGGAAGGTCAGGGCGCCCACGTCGGTGCTGCCCGGCCCGTCCGGCCTGGCCTGGGTGACCTCCTCGAACCGCTCGCGCAGCCGGGCGACGAACCTCTCGTACACGGGGGCCTCGACGTAGCACCGCTCGACCGACGTGCACATCTGGCCGCCGTTGACGAGAGCGCCGTGCAGGGCGACGTTGACGGCGCGCTCGACGTCGGCGTCCGCGAGGACGATCAGGGCGTCCTTGCCGCCGAGTTCGAGCGAGCAGGGCACGAGCCGCTCCCTGGCCCGCGCCGCGACGGCCCGCCCGGTCCTCGTCGAGCCGGTGAACATCACGAAGTCGACGGTGTCCACGACGGCCCGTCCGGTGGCGCCGGCGCCCGTGACGACCTGGAACACGTCCTTCGGCCAGCCGCACTCGCGGGCCAACCGCTCCATGAGGAGCGCGGTCAGCGGTGTGCACTCGGACGGCTTGAGGACGACGGTGTTGCCGGCGGCGAGCGCCGGGATGGCGTCGCCGAACGAGTTGATCAGCGGGTTGTTCCACGGCCCGATGACGCCGACCACGCCGAGCGGCACACGTTGCGTGTACATGCGGCGCCCCAGAACCAGTGGAGACAGTGAGCGGACCCTGGTCTCGGCGAGCAGCCGCGGGGACTGTCTGGCCCAGTGGGCGAAGGCGCCGACGCAGTAGACCACCTCGATGACCGCGTCCTCCTCCGCCTTGCCGTTCTCGGCGACGATCGAGTCCACGATTTCCTGACGGTGGGTCAGCATCCAGTGACGGGCGCGCGCGAACAGTCGCGAACGGGCGTCGGCACGGCCTGCGCATCGCCGCGTTCCCCGTACGGCCGGACGGCACGCTCGACGCGCCGCGCCCCTGGGGTTCGCTGGTCTCACCCCTGCTGTGGCGGCTGGTCAACGACGGGGGACCGGCCGGCCGGGTCACCCGGAAGGTCTCAACCCTGCTGGACCATCCCCAGATCGCCAAGCGCTCCGCCTCACCGATCGCCCCGGACGGTCTCGCCTGGGATCAGGACGGACGGACCGTCTGGGTCGCCAACGCCCTGCGCGGCGAGTGCGTCCGCGTGGCGGAGGGTGGACAGCTCCTCGACCGCGTGGCCACCAGCCAGCACACGCTCAGCTGCCTGGTGGCCAGCGATGACGGCCGCACCCTGTTCGCGGCGACCGTCCCGACCGACGACCCCGTGCACGCCGCCGAACTCAATGCCAGCAGGTCGCGGGTGCGATCCCACAGCTCATTCGCCTGCTCGTGCCCACCATCGAAGCCAAAGGGCGGCGCGAGCGCGACCGTCTCCTGCGCGCCGGCCGCACCCGGCTGTCGGACCCGTCCGGAGGTGCGTGATGACGATCGAGGAGGACCGCATGAGCACATCTGCGATATCCACGCCCGACCAGGTGCGGGCCGCCGTCAGTGGGTTGAGCGAGGTCCGGATGACCCAGCTCGCCAAGGCGACCGAGCACCTGGAACCCCCTTTCGCCGTGGTCGACCTGGACGCCTTCGACCTCAACGCCGCCGACCTGGCCCGCCGTACAAGCGGCAACGCCACCATCCGCCTCGCCAGCAAGTCAGTTCGCAGCCGCGACCTGATCCGACGCGCGGCTGAACGACCGCGCTACCACGGCATCCTCGCCTTCACCCTGCCCGAGGCCCTGTGGCTCGCCGAAGAGTATGACGACGTGGTGATCGGCTACCCGACAACCGACCAGGAAGCGTTGCGGCGTCTCGCCGCGGACGACCGCGCCGCCGAACGCGTCACCCTGATGATCGACTCGGTCGGCCACCTGGACTTCGTCGACGAGGCCGTGGGCCCGAAGCGCCCCGACCTCAGGGTGTGTATCGACCTGGACGCATCGCTCGAACTGTTGGGTGGGCGCGTCCACCTGGGCCCGTACCGCTCACCCGTACACACCCCGCAGCAGGCCGCGGACCTTGCCCGCGCCATCACCGAGCGGCCCGGCTTCCGGCTCGTGGGCGTGATGTCGTACGAGGGCCAGATCGCCGGCCTGGGAGACAACCCGCTCGGCTCGCCCATACAGGGTGTGTTGCGCCGGGCCATGCAGCGCCTGTCGGCCCGCGAGCTCGCCGAACGCCGGGCCGCCGTCATCGCCGCCGTCGAGAACGTCGCACCACTGGAGTTCGTCAACGGCGGAGGCACCGGAACCGTCGAGCAGACCGCCGCCGAGCACGTCATCACCGAAATAGGGGCGGGATCGGGGCTCTACGGACCCGGGCTGTTCGACCACTACCGCCGCTTCCGGCCTCGTGCCGCCGCGTTCTTCGTCATGCCTGTCGTACGCCGCCCCACGGCGAAGATCGCCACTCTGCTCGGCGGCGGCTGGGTCGCCTCGGGACCGGTGGGTGCCGACCGGCTGCCGACGCTCAGCTGGCCCCACGGTCTGAAGCTGACTCCGCTCGAAGGCGCCGGAGAGGTCCAGACCCCCGTGCTGGGCGAGGCCGCGCACGGCCTGCGGCTCGGCGACCACGTATGGCTGCGCCACGCCAAAGCCGGCGAGCTGTGCGAACGCGTCAACACCCTCCACCTGGTGTCCGGCTCCGAGGTCGTCGGCCAGGTGCCCACTTACCGAGGCGAGGGACAGGCGTTCCTCTGAATCCCAACTGTGCCACCCCCCACTCGCCCTTCTGGCCGAACCCACCTCCCGGAGGCCCGATGTCCGCCGAGTTCACATCACCCGCACCCGTGGTCGCGGCAGCCCCCGTGGGTGTCGTCGCGGACGGACCCACTCAGCCCGTGTCCCGTCGTTGGACGTTCGTCTACAGCCTGGTCTGGTTCGGCTACTGGATGGCCAACCTCGTCCCCCTGCAACTGCTGATCCCCCAGCAGTTGCAGGAGATCGACCCGGCCGGCAAGGTCACCGACTACGCCGTCGTCAACGGCGTCTCGGGCTTCGTCGTCCTGCTCGCGCTCCCGGTCGCGGGAGCGCTGTGCGACCGTTCGCGCAGCCGCTTCGGCCGGCGCAGGGCCTGGCTGGGCGGTGGCGCGCTGGCGTTCGCGGCCGGTCTGCTGGCCACGGGCGCGCAGACCACCATGTGGGGAGTGACCCTGGCGTGGTCGGCGGCCATGCTCGGACTCGGCGCCGCGACCGCCGGCCTGACCGCGGTGATCGCCGACCGGGTGCCCGAGCGGCAGCGGGGCATGATATCCAGCGCCATCTACGGCCCGCAGGCCCTCGGCATCCTGCACCAGATGGGCTTCACGGTGCAGGCCCCGGCGCGCCGGGCCGCCGAACGCGACGAGGACGCCGTGACCGGCTGGATCAAGGAGACCTGGCCCCGGGTGGAAAGACGGTGAGGGACCAGGAGGCGTGGCTGTGCTTCGCGGATGAGTCGGGCCAGCTGCTCCGGCCGCCGCAAGCACGGACCTGGTCCCGGCGTGGTCACACGCCCTGTGTCAGGGTCGGGGCCGCGGGCTCGGGACGCGTCTCCCTGGCTGGTCTGGTCTGCCGCAAGGCCGGCCGGCGCACCCGGCTGGTCTTCCGGATGCTGGTCCACCACGGCCGCAAAGGTGAGAAGAAGGGCTTTCGGGAAAGGGACTTCGCCGCGTTACTGGATGCCGCCCACCAGCAGCTCGGCGGCAACATCGTGCTGGTGTCGGACAACTACAGCCACCACGTCGACGCCGCGATGCGCGAACTGATCGGGAAACGGCCGTGGCTGACCGTCTTCCGTTTCCCCACCTACACCCCCGACCTCAACCCGGCCGAGGGTGTGTGGACGCACCTGAAGAAGAGCCTGGGCAACCTGGCCCCATGCAGTATCGATGACCTGGCCGGGCTGGTCCGCACCCGCCTCAAACGGATGCAGTACCGGCCCGACCTGCTCGACGGGTTCATCGCCGAGACCGCACTCGTAACGACGCCACCATGACGTCACCCCGAACCGCAAACCTCAGTAGCTGGTCGTGGCCGACGAGGACAGGCGTCGCCTGGTCGGTGGACGAGGACATGGTGCTGACCGGCTTCAGGCCGGACCTGTCGTTCTTGTCGGAGGTCCGTCTGGGCCTCGGCGAGCGTCTCCACGCGCCGACCGCGCCCAGGAGACGTCCGTCAAGCGGCGCCCTGCTCCAGCAGTTTCTTGAGCGTTTGCTCGTCGCGCGGCAGTTCCTTGCGAGCTTGTGGGCGGAGAACCAAGGGGGCGAGCAACTTGCCCATCCCATACGTCTCGAAGTCCAGGTCGATCGTCAGGCGTGAGCTCGCGCCGTCGTCAAGCGGCTCGATCGTTCCGTGGACCTGCCCTCGCGCGGGTCCTCCGATGCCGATCAGACGCCAGCTTCTCGGCGGATCGAACTCGGTCACTTCCATCGTCATCGGGAACTCGAGGCGGCCGATCCGCCACGTCGCCTTGGCCCGGGAGCCCACGCCCATCGGGCTGTCGCCCACCCGGTGTGCGGATACGGCACTCTCCTGCCATTGCGGCATATGGGAGGGGTCGGTGACGTACGCGAAGACCTCCTCGGGGCGGCGACCGATGTCAACGGTTTCCTTGATCGCGGACATGTGTGTCCCCATCTGTCGGGCCATTAAAAAAACGCTCTCCCCAGCTCACCCAGCACGCCAGGAGAGACAGCCAGGGGCACAGGGTTCGTACGGCGGCTGTTGTCGAGCGGACAGTCGATGGCCGGCCATGCCGAGACCGCCTGGTGAAGCGGAGAGGGTCCGGTCGGCCGCGGCCATGTCTCAGCCCGCTGTCGCTGCTGCGGTCCGGCCGAGCTCGTGGTAGCCGGCGTTGGGGAACAGCCCTGTGGCGGTGGCCAGGCGCACGTTGTAGTTGAAGATCGCTGTGACTTCCACGATGTGCAGGATGTCCGCGTCGGTGAACCCGACGTCTCGCAGTCGGACGCTGTCGTCTTCGTCGCACGCCTCGGGCGTCTGGGTCAGCTTGACGGCGAAGTCGAGCATCACCCGGTCCTGGTGCGCAAGGTCGACGTGGCGGTAGTTGGCGGCGAGACGGTCGACCGAGGCGGAGTCCTTGGTGCGCAGCCGCAGTGCGGCGGCATGCGCGGCCACACAGTAGGGGCAGCGCGCCTCTGCCGACACGACGACGGCGATCATCTCTCGTTGGGTCTTGGTCAGGCCCGAGGGGCCGCGCATCAGCTCGTCGAAGTAGCGCCACCAGCCGACGAAATGGTCGGGGCTGATGGCCAGCAGTCGGGCCACGTTGGGCACGAAGCCGATCTTCTTCACGATCGGATCGATCTCGGCGGAGACTTTCTCGGGCAGGCTCTCTGCCGCTGGCACGGTGATCCATGCCGGGTTGGCGGCGTTAGCGGGGGACATGGTCGGGGCTCCTTTCATATGGTGCACTGATTCCCAGCAGGCCCAGTGCTGCGCGCAGCGGCGACACGGCGGCGCCGAATCGCGCTGAAGACGCCCCGCTGAACGCCCCGCTGAACGCCGGGCTACGTCAGGAGGGCGGCCAGCATGGTGCGGACCATGGTCGGGACGTGGTAGCCGACCGGGCGGTGGAGGATCCGTGCACGGGAACTGCGGATGTCGTTGAGCTGTCTCTCCTGCAGGGCCAGCAGCGAGCGGGCCGCTGCCAACTGCCCTGGATCGCACACGTCCACGACCGCACGCGCTTCCTTCAGCGCGGCACGGGCGCGGGCACACATGTCCTGCAGCAGGGCGCGTACGTTGGCGGTGTCCAGGCCCTGTTCGAGGTCGGAGCGCGCCACGGCGTGCTCCGTGAGCGCGTCGGCGGGCAGACACAGGCGTCCGGCCTCCAGATCCGCCCGCAGATCGTTGAGGAAATCCAGACGCTGGGCGAAGTCGGCGTAGGCCCGCCACGTGCGGGCCGCTTCGTCGCTGGGGCCGCCCTGGTACTGCAGACCTGCCGAACACATCAGCAGGGGCCAGGTGTAGCGGTCCACGTACTGGCCGAACTCCGCTTCGTCGGCGAGGCCTGCGAAGGCGGGCTCCAGCTCGGCGGCATCCAGCAAGCGCCGCATCCATGACGGGCAAAGCCCCCGTACCGTCGCCGAGTTCATGAATGCCCGCACGATGGGATAGGGGCACGAGTCGTCCGGCGCCTCGCGCCGCGCCTGGGCCAGCCAGTCCGCGCGCCGCGCTTGGGCGGGCCCGCTGTTCCCCGCGTCGGCGAGGTCGTCGGTGCGGTTGGCGAAGGCGAGCCCGGCCAGCAGGTGCGGCTGCATGGCCGGCGGGGCCAGGAGACGGACTCCGACGTAGGGTCCGGTGTCACGCTCCCGGATGAACTGCGCGCACCGGGTGTAGTCCTGGTGCAGTCGCTCGCCGCGGATGTCCGCGGCATCCAGGGCCGTACGCCAGGTGGCGAGCTTGGTCACCGCGTGGCCACTTTGCCGAAGCGGCGCGAG
Coding sequences within it:
- a CDS encoding transposase family protein yields the protein MAEYRITGLSPTVIAELVAEVGPLWQELHQARLTARPRQRAVGAGAKHKFVFIDRLLATLVSLRHGTTHDVLPSWFGVDRSTITRAIGEVRPLLAQRGCTVARGIRLRTLAEVIEYLGAGGTGIIDGTEVRVRRPAAGRKGRDKFVSGKTKQNAVKSMILTDAEGRVLFCSPVRRGSCADITQARQLGLAHLVADGPFLEILADAGYQGMGAQTGGRVLTPPHRKFKKNAPAWYEERHEQQRKAHSSRRIRVEHGIAHLKNWRALARHLGRREHISDIVQAVAALLSHQQTATLGHGLRA
- a CDS encoding TetR/AcrR family transcriptional regulator gives rise to the protein MGEAQAAQAADLEIRPPRQRRSREAWNRVLDAGVSILEDGGYEAFTIAAVCERAGVAPPAIYARTTSKDALFLAVYEHGIQHLRAEQQVFSDNSRWADLSAAELVRAAVAETIGMFLRHERFLRAVVLTSASHPEIRRRGSRYSQELGNGFAKVVLRMADAITLPDVETAVHSCFSTVFAASVIRVAYGPGFARPATVEDDAFIADLAETAVRYLLSA
- a CDS encoding FAD-dependent oxidoreductase, with protein sequence MLMPNNPCGRVAVLGAGPAGMAAALSTAQAGHEVAVYERYREARPAGNILNLWPPPLKALRILGVDTEDLGSPTDSEFRNLRGHVRAHVRQDPETKRAYGGGFIGLLRPELYERMLAAIPPGTLRFNQQVTRIEQNDHAVTLNFADGTTAEHDVLVGADGIDSLVRRTLWGDTPKREHRLHIFGGFTFTDVDGTEPNKSVLTHSRTVQGSWTSIRHKGRDGFQWWVLTATDPDAPAPSDLKAAATALAAEFPAPLPGLIAQTEPDNVQRWVLRDRPRLQQWSKGRSTLVGDAAHPTSPYAAYGAGMSIEDGYFLGRALRGVDLSDLTAVQRALQSYEDPRKPHTARQVQQAWILGQVFHHAPAPLRPVRDFILDHTPLLQKVAGDTNPREIQKQLALIQD
- a CDS encoding aldehyde dehydrogenase family protein yields the protein MLTHRQEIVDSIVAENGKAEEDAVIEVVYCVGAFAHWARQSPRLLAETRVRSLSPLVLGRRMYTQRVPLGVVGVIGPWNNPLINSFGDAIPALAAGNTVVLKPSECTPLTALLMERLARECGWPKDVFQVVTGAGATGRAVVDTVDFVMFTGSTRTGRAVAARARERLVPCSLELGGKDALIVLADADVERAVNVALHGALVNGGQMCTSVERCYVEAPVYERFVARLRERFEEVTQARPDGPGSTDVGALTFPPQLDVVTDHVTDAVERGARVLVGGHAASGPGRFFEPTLLVDVDHSMACMREETFGPTLPVMKVADAEEAVRLANDSPYGLQATIVGKDTARARRLAERLEVGCVTVNDVQSNYMAFGLPMGGWKGSGLGVRHGAEGIRKYTRLRAVSVNRFPLRRDPHMLPFDPSPYW
- a CDS encoding IS256 family transposase; amino-acid sequence: MTAPDSLPLHALAEDNLAAASPDLLRAMIKTFADALMSAEADALCNAEYGQVSDERVNHRNGYRPREWDTRAGTVELAVPKLRQGSYFPHWLLERRRRAEQALISVVATAYLLGVSTRRVEKLAESLGVTQLSKSQVSAMAKHLDEQVAAFRNRPLDAGPYAFVWVDALTQKVREGGRIINVHALIAVGVNADGHREILGIDVATAEDGAGWLAFLRSLTARGLSGVQLVVSDAHTGLVNAIGAVLPGASWQRCRTHYARNLLSQVPKSAQPWVATLLRTVFEQPDADAVQAQMRHVLDAMEAKFPKAAAHLDSAQHELLAFTAFPREIWRQIWSNNPQERLNKEIRRRTDVVGIFPDRTALIRLVGAVLAEQNDEWTEARRYMGLDLLAKTRLHPIESQTDDTVLPTELTA
- a CDS encoding IS5 family transposase, coding for MYGNAADHPDRERRYPSDMSDAEWAAVRPLLPVPAWLQGRGGQPEGYCHRQLLDAIRYLVAGGISWRAMGVDFPDWGRVYAFFRRWREHGLITEFHDRLRGRVREREGREAEPTAGIIDAQSVKAAATVPSVSRAWDGGKKVGGRKRHIVTDCLGLLLVVAVTAANVGDRDAAVGLLQRLRRLHRDICLVWADGGYTGGLADWCRNKLALTLQVVKRTDDMEGFVVLPRRWVVERTFAWLMHSRRLARDYETLPASSEAMIRWSMVTRMGRRLARARAAGRR